Proteins found in one Mycobacteriales bacterium genomic segment:
- a CDS encoding branched-chain amino acid ABC transporter permease, whose product MTTAPAPTPSTPFGVNDLKKLGTGLLLGLLAALITGPVQGTADAPTRAFRGAILDGRVVLYLLLGLAIGAVLVAKDRGLLDNRLPKVQPVVAVQNAMRNDRRLFWAALVLAALFAILFPLTLEPFWQRVLASQIAIYVLLALGLNVVVGLAGLLDLGYIAFFAIGAYTTAYFTGKLPVEPPFILNPFFVVPFAVLIAALSGVVLGGPTLRLRGDYLAIVTLGFGEIVRILLVNGDKAPFTEANITNGPRGAAGIPHPSIDLGFWSYDWKLGQLPYYYLLLVVIIIVVILFRNLEESRVGRAWTAIREDEVAAGASGVPTVKFKLLAFSIGASTSGLAGVFYATNIGFIAPDQFLFLASILVLTMVIFGGMGSIIGVIAGAAVLQWLPNALRDYVAPEDRYIYFGVLLVIMMIFRPQGLIPSKRRARELKMSEAGIGGADSLGSPTGTAGSSKGAAT is encoded by the coding sequence GTGACCACCGCTCCCGCCCCGACGCCGAGCACCCCGTTCGGGGTGAACGACCTCAAGAAGCTCGGCACCGGACTCCTGCTCGGGCTGCTCGCAGCCCTGATCACCGGTCCGGTGCAGGGCACCGCCGACGCCCCGACTCGGGCCTTCCGCGGCGCCATCCTCGATGGCCGCGTGGTCCTCTACCTGCTGCTGGGCCTCGCCATCGGCGCGGTGCTCGTCGCCAAGGACCGCGGGCTGCTCGACAACCGCCTGCCGAAGGTGCAGCCCGTCGTCGCGGTCCAGAACGCGATGCGCAACGACCGTCGGCTGTTCTGGGCGGCGCTCGTCCTCGCAGCCCTGTTCGCAATCCTGTTCCCGCTGACGCTGGAGCCGTTCTGGCAGCGGGTCCTCGCGTCGCAGATCGCCATCTACGTGCTGCTCGCGCTCGGCCTCAACGTCGTCGTCGGCCTCGCCGGGCTGCTCGACCTCGGTTACATCGCCTTCTTCGCGATCGGCGCCTACACGACGGCCTACTTCACGGGCAAGCTCCCGGTCGAGCCGCCGTTCATCCTCAACCCGTTCTTCGTGGTGCCCTTCGCGGTGCTTATCGCGGCGCTGTCCGGCGTCGTGCTGGGCGGGCCGACGCTGCGGCTGCGCGGCGACTACCTCGCGATCGTCACGCTCGGGTTCGGCGAGATCGTCCGCATCCTGCTGGTCAACGGCGACAAGGCCCCGTTCACCGAGGCCAACATCACCAACGGGCCGCGCGGCGCCGCCGGCATCCCGCACCCCTCGATCGATCTGGGGTTCTGGAGCTACGACTGGAAGCTCGGGCAGCTGCCGTACTACTACCTGCTGCTCGTCGTGATCATCATCGTGGTGATCCTGTTCCGCAACCTCGAGGAGAGCCGGGTCGGGCGCGCCTGGACGGCCATTCGCGAGGACGAGGTCGCTGCCGGGGCCTCCGGCGTACCGACCGTGAAGTTCAAGCTGCTGGCGTTCTCCATCGGTGCGTCCACGTCGGGCCTCGCCGGTGTCTTCTACGCCACCAACATCGGCTTCATCGCCCCCGACCAGTTCCTGTTCCTCGCGTCCATCCTCGTGCTGACGATGGTCATCTTCGGCGGGATGGGCTCGATCATCGGCGTCATCGCGGGTGCCGCAGTCCTGCAGTGGCTGCCCAACGCCCTGCGCGACTACGTCGCCCCCGAGGACCGCTACATCTACTTCGGAGTGCTGCTCGTCATCATGATGATCTTCCGACCGCAGGGGCTGATCCCCTCCAAGCGCAGGGCCCGCGAGCTCAAGATGTCCGAGGCGGGCATCGGCGGCGCCGACTCCCTCGGCAGCCCGACCGGCACCGCCGGCAGCAGCAAGGGCGCGGCCACGTGA
- a CDS encoding ABC transporter ATP-binding protein, which produces MSAQPVESAVPATADNVLEVKGVTLRFGGLTSLDNVTLTHQRGQILSVIGPNGAGKTSLFNCLTGVYTPQEGSVVFRPDAGKDLEVVGKKPYDVNRMGVARTFQNIRLFNALTALENVKIGVESHQKTGPVGAMLRLPSARRDERESDEEAFRLLDFVGLSQRANEVSSSLPYGDQRRLEIARALGTRPKLLLLDEPAAGTNPAEKRQLEVLIRKIAETGISVLLIEHDMRLVMAVAAHVVVLNFGQVIASGRPEEVQRDAKVVEAYLGGGDAATDAATGAAVNARTAALADGSGDDTPPPAKRTSPATAAKSGRSTAAAVKAPAKKAAAAKAPAKKAAAAKAPAAKAPAKKAAPAPKKKA; this is translated from the coding sequence GTGAGCGCGCAGCCCGTCGAGTCCGCCGTCCCCGCGACGGCCGACAACGTCCTCGAGGTCAAGGGCGTCACGCTCCGCTTCGGCGGCCTCACGTCGCTCGACAACGTCACGCTCACCCACCAGCGCGGCCAGATCCTGTCGGTGATCGGCCCCAACGGCGCCGGCAAGACCTCGCTGTTCAACTGCCTCACCGGCGTCTACACGCCGCAGGAGGGCTCGGTCGTCTTCCGGCCCGACGCCGGCAAGGACCTCGAGGTCGTGGGCAAGAAGCCCTACGACGTCAACCGCATGGGCGTGGCCCGCACCTTCCAGAACATCCGCCTCTTCAACGCGCTCACGGCGCTGGAGAACGTCAAGATCGGCGTCGAGTCGCACCAGAAGACCGGGCCGGTCGGCGCGATGCTGCGCCTTCCGAGCGCCCGCAGGGACGAGCGCGAGAGCGACGAGGAGGCCTTCCGCCTGCTCGACTTCGTCGGCCTCTCGCAGCGCGCCAACGAGGTCTCGTCCTCGCTGCCCTACGGCGACCAGCGCCGCCTCGAGATCGCCCGCGCCCTGGGTACCCGTCCGAAGCTCCTGCTGCTCGACGAGCCTGCCGCCGGCACCAACCCGGCCGAGAAGCGCCAGCTCGAGGTCCTCATCCGCAAGATCGCCGAGACCGGCATCAGCGTCCTGCTCATCGAGCACGACATGCGCCTGGTCATGGCGGTCGCCGCGCACGTCGTGGTCCTCAACTTCGGTCAGGTGATCGCCTCCGGCCGACCCGAGGAGGTCCAGCGCGACGCGAAGGTCGTCGAGGCCTACCTCGGCGGTGGCGACGCCGCGACCGACGCCGCCACAGGAGCCGCGGTCAACGCCCGCACCGCGGCGCTGGCCGACGGCTCCGGTGACGACACGCCGCCGCCTGCCAAGCGCACCTCGCCGGCCACCGCCGCCAAGAGCGGACGGTCCACGGCTGCTGCCGTCAAGGCTCCCGCGAAGAAGGCGGCCGCGGCGAAGGCTCCCGCGAAGAAGGCGGCCGCGGCGAAGGCCCCCGCTGCGAAGGCCCCCGCGAAGAAGGCTGCCCCGGCCCCGAAGAAGAAGGCGTAG
- the pyk gene encoding pyruvate kinase, translating to MKRRAKIVCTLGPATHSYEGVRALVYAGMDVARLNFSHGTYEQHAEVYAWVRAASDESGRGVGVLVDLQGPKIRLGTFVEGPVVWATGETVTITVRDVEGTHDLVGTTYKGLAADAQPGDRVLVDDGKVGLKVLEVDGDDVRLLVTEGGPVSNNKGLSLPGAVSVPALTEKDEADLRFALTLRADMVALSFVRHEDDIRLVHAVMDEVGARLPVLAKIEKPQAVARLREITEAFDGLMVARGDLGVEMPLEKVPLVQKECVQGARELAKPVIVATQMLDSMITNSRPTRAEASDVANAVLDGADALMLSGETSVGSFPIEAVATMARIIVGAEEALWRLPAVLKEPDTIGTAIAKAATEVGAAVGAKALVAFTQSGDTGRRLARHRSPIPLLAFTPIPVVRSQLALVWGVETFLVPTVQHTDEMVRQVDSAMLDLGRMERGDLVTIVAGSPPSTTGSTNAMRVHRLGNPPAPGSRRATDQQDATFPR from the coding sequence GTGAAGCGCCGCGCGAAGATCGTCTGCACGCTCGGCCCCGCGACGCACTCCTACGAGGGCGTGCGCGCGCTGGTCTACGCCGGCATGGACGTCGCCCGGCTCAACTTCTCCCACGGCACCTACGAGCAGCACGCCGAGGTCTACGCGTGGGTGCGCGCGGCGAGCGACGAGTCCGGTCGCGGGGTGGGGGTGCTCGTCGACCTGCAGGGTCCCAAGATCCGGCTCGGCACCTTCGTCGAGGGCCCGGTCGTGTGGGCCACCGGCGAGACCGTGACGATCACCGTTCGCGACGTCGAGGGCACCCACGACCTGGTCGGTACGACGTACAAGGGCCTGGCCGCCGACGCGCAACCGGGCGACCGCGTCCTGGTCGACGACGGCAAGGTCGGCCTGAAGGTGCTCGAGGTCGACGGTGACGACGTGCGCCTGCTCGTCACCGAGGGCGGGCCGGTCAGCAACAACAAGGGGCTGTCGCTGCCGGGCGCGGTGAGCGTGCCCGCGCTGACCGAGAAGGACGAGGCCGACCTGCGCTTCGCGCTGACGCTGCGGGCCGACATGGTCGCGCTGTCGTTCGTGCGCCACGAGGACGACATCCGCCTCGTCCACGCTGTCATGGACGAGGTCGGGGCCCGACTGCCGGTGCTCGCCAAGATCGAGAAGCCGCAAGCGGTGGCCCGGCTGCGCGAGATCACCGAGGCCTTCGACGGGCTCATGGTCGCGCGCGGTGACCTCGGCGTCGAGATGCCGCTCGAGAAGGTCCCGCTGGTCCAGAAGGAGTGCGTGCAGGGCGCGCGCGAGCTGGCCAAGCCGGTCATCGTCGCGACCCAGATGCTCGACTCGATGATCACCAACAGCCGGCCGACCCGGGCCGAGGCGTCCGACGTGGCCAACGCGGTGCTCGACGGTGCCGACGCCCTCATGCTGTCGGGGGAGACCAGCGTCGGCAGCTTCCCGATCGAGGCTGTGGCGACGATGGCGCGCATCATCGTGGGGGCCGAGGAGGCCCTGTGGCGGCTCCCGGCGGTCCTCAAGGAGCCCGACACGATCGGTACCGCGATCGCCAAGGCCGCCACTGAGGTCGGCGCGGCGGTGGGCGCGAAGGCGCTCGTCGCGTTCACCCAGAGCGGCGACACCGGCCGGCGACTCGCCCGGCACCGCTCACCGATCCCGCTGCTCGCCTTCACGCCGATCCCGGTCGTCCGCAGCCAGCTGGCGCTGGTGTGGGGCGTCGAGACGTTCCTGGTGCCCACCGTGCAGCACACCGACGAGATGGTGCGTCAGGTCGACAGCGCGATGCTCGACCTCGGGCGGATGGAGCGCGGGGACCTCGTCACGATCGTCGCGGGCAGCCCGCCCTCGACGACCGGCTCGACCAACGCGATGCGCGTCCACCGGCTCGGCAACCCGCCCGCGCCCGGCAGTCGTCGGGCCACCGACCAGCAGGACGCGACCTTCCCGCGCTAG
- a CDS encoding branched-chain amino acid ABC transporter permease: MCFTSQFWDLTVAGLAIGAVYALIALGYTLVYGVLQLINFAHSEVFMLGAFGGVFALRPLVDETPSGFGSVVFVTVGVLAGGLVGSAAAFVLERTAYRPLRKRNAPRLAYLISAIGASLFMINIAGKEFGRLATNVPKLYTNGTVFTLFGAEVKTEQLVLAGVALLMLLLLDRLVNATRLGQGIRAVAQDAETASLMGVDIDRVIVTTFLIGGFLGGVAGFLFGSITNVQNTMGFIPGVKAFTAAVLGGIGNVRGAMLGGLLLGLVENYGVACTDSAYRDVVAFSILVLVLLVRPSGILGERLGRSA, translated from the coding sequence ATGTGCTTCACGAGCCAGTTCTGGGACCTCACGGTCGCCGGACTCGCGATCGGCGCGGTCTACGCGCTCATCGCCCTGGGCTACACGCTCGTCTACGGCGTCCTGCAGCTGATCAACTTCGCGCACAGCGAGGTCTTCATGCTCGGAGCCTTCGGCGGCGTCTTCGCCCTCCGCCCCCTCGTCGACGAAACCCCCTCCGGCTTCGGCTCGGTGGTCTTTGTGACCGTCGGCGTCCTCGCTGGCGGCCTGGTCGGCTCCGCGGCGGCGTTCGTCCTGGAGCGCACGGCCTACCGGCCACTGCGCAAGCGCAACGCACCGAGGCTGGCCTACCTGATCAGCGCCATCGGCGCCTCGCTGTTCATGATCAACATCGCGGGCAAGGAGTTCGGGCGGCTGGCGACCAACGTGCCGAAGCTCTACACCAACGGCACCGTCTTCACGCTGTTCGGCGCCGAGGTCAAGACCGAGCAGCTCGTGCTCGCCGGCGTGGCGCTGCTGATGCTGCTCCTGCTCGACCGGCTGGTCAACGCCACCAGGCTCGGTCAGGGCATCCGCGCCGTCGCGCAGGACGCCGAGACCGCGAGCCTCATGGGCGTCGACATCGACCGCGTCATCGTCACGACGTTCCTCATCGGTGGGTTCCTGGGCGGTGTCGCCGGCTTCCTGTTCGGCTCGATCACCAACGTCCAGAACACGATGGGGTTCATCCCTGGCGTCAAGGCCTTCACGGCGGCCGTGCTCGGCGGCATCGGCAACGTGCGCGGAGCCATGTTGGGTGGCCTGCTGCTCGGCCTCGTCGAGAACTACGGCGTCGCCTGCACCGACTCCGCGTACCGCGACGTGGTCGCGTTCTCGATCCTCGTCCTCGTGCTTCTGGTGCGCCCGTCGGGCATCCTGGGCGAGCGCCTGGGACGGTCGGCGTGA
- a CDS encoding branched-chain amino acid ABC transporter substrate-binding protein — protein sequence MLNRRLFRLAVPLAVGALTLAACGDGDSETPGEDGKKSYTIAFQGPLSGDNAAIGENEANGVKLAIKLANEKGDLPFTLKYSGQDDLGSPEGGPTAAQKSIDDAEVMAVVGPAFSGASKASGPLFSDAKLAAVSPSATNPDLTSQGFTSFFRVVPPDDAQGAEAANYISKTLKAKKVYSLNDKSEYGVGLAGVLDKTLQANGTAIVQEGVPITKDYSTVAQKVKNSGADAIFYSGYFPELALLSKALKSAGYAGTILSGDGSNDDEYIKQATAETAEGVYLFCPCGDANVDPNAKEFAAAYTAEFKKPAGAYSPESFDAANAIIAAMKSVGADLTREKVLEAIRGVDYKGITKQIKFTDKGEVEGKTIFVYQVKAGKRGVLGTTADLIS from the coding sequence GTGCTCAACCGACGACTGTTCCGCCTGGCCGTACCCCTGGCCGTCGGAGCCCTGACGCTGGCCGCCTGCGGCGACGGCGACTCCGAGACCCCGGGTGAGGACGGCAAGAAGTCCTACACGATCGCGTTTCAGGGCCCGCTGTCCGGCGACAACGCCGCGATCGGCGAGAACGAGGCCAACGGCGTCAAGCTCGCCATCAAGCTCGCCAACGAGAAGGGCGACCTGCCCTTCACCCTCAAGTACTCCGGCCAGGACGACCTCGGCTCGCCCGAGGGCGGGCCGACCGCCGCGCAGAAGTCCATCGACGACGCCGAGGTCATGGCCGTCGTCGGCCCGGCGTTCTCCGGTGCCTCGAAGGCCTCGGGCCCGCTGTTCAGTGACGCCAAGCTCGCCGCGGTGTCGCCGTCGGCCACCAACCCCGACCTCACCAGCCAGGGCTTCACGTCGTTCTTCCGCGTCGTGCCGCCGGACGACGCCCAGGGCGCAGAGGCCGCGAACTACATCTCCAAGACCCTGAAGGCCAAGAAGGTCTACTCGCTCAACGACAAGAGCGAGTACGGCGTGGGTCTCGCGGGCGTGCTCGACAAGACGCTCCAGGCCAACGGCACGGCCATCGTCCAGGAGGGTGTCCCGATCACGAAGGACTACTCCACGGTCGCCCAGAAGGTGAAGAACTCCGGCGCCGACGCGATCTTCTACAGCGGCTACTTCCCGGAGCTCGCCCTGCTGTCGAAGGCGCTCAAGAGCGCGGGCTACGCCGGCACGATCCTGTCCGGTGACGGCTCCAACGACGACGAGTACATCAAGCAGGCCACCGCCGAGACCGCCGAGGGCGTCTACCTGTTCTGCCCCTGCGGTGACGCGAACGTCGACCCGAACGCCAAGGAGTTCGCCGCGGCGTACACGGCCGAGTTCAAGAAGCCCGCTGGTGCGTACTCGCCGGAGTCCTTCGACGCCGCCAACGCCATCATCGCGGCCATGAAGTCCGTCGGTGCCGACCTGACCCGCGAGAAGGTCCTCGAGGCCATCCGTGGCGTCGACTACAAGGGCATCACCAAGCAGATCAAGTTCACCGACAAGGGCGAGGTCGAGGGCAAGACGATCTTCGTCTACCAGGTGAAGGCCGGCAAGCGCGGCGTTCTCGGCACCACCGCGGACCTGATCAGCTAG
- a CDS encoding response regulator, whose amino-acid sequence MPTSKDGPESDVTAAPTTRVLIAEDEALIRLDLKEMLQEEGYDVCGEAGDGATAVRLAQELRPDLVVLDVKMPVLDGISAAEQIVAERIAPVVILTAFSQRDLVERAREAGAMAYLVKPFQKKDLLPTIEMAVARFAELVALEGEVADLSGRLEARKLVDRAKSVLQTDHGLSEPEAFRWIQRASMDRRASMRAVSQAVLDGTAGPHLDAG is encoded by the coding sequence CTGCCGACCAGCAAGGACGGACCGGAGTCTGACGTGACCGCTGCACCCACCACCCGCGTGCTCATCGCCGAGGACGAGGCGCTCATCCGCCTCGACCTCAAGGAGATGCTCCAGGAGGAGGGCTACGACGTCTGCGGGGAGGCCGGTGACGGGGCCACCGCCGTGCGGCTCGCCCAGGAGCTGCGCCCAGACCTCGTGGTGCTCGATGTGAAGATGCCGGTCCTCGACGGCATCTCCGCCGCGGAGCAGATCGTCGCGGAGCGGATCGCCCCGGTCGTCATCCTCACGGCCTTCTCCCAGCGTGACCTGGTCGAGCGGGCCCGTGAGGCCGGTGCGATGGCCTACCTCGTCAAGCCCTTCCAGAAGAAGGACCTGCTGCCGACCATCGAGATGGCGGTGGCGCGCTTCGCCGAGCTGGTCGCGCTCGAGGGCGAGGTCGCGGACCTGTCCGGCCGGCTCGAGGCACGCAAGCTCGTCGACCGCGCCAAGTCGGTGCTCCAGACCGACCACGGCCTGTCCGAGCCCGAGGCGTTCCGCTGGATCCAGCGGGCCTCCATGGACCGCCGGGCGAGCATGCGCGCGGTGTCGCAGGCCGTGCTGGACGGCACGGCCGGGCCGCACCTCGACGCCGGCTGA
- a CDS encoding ABC transporter ATP-binding protein, with the protein MLLELDDVQVKYGAVVALKGISLSVEQGEIVTLLGANGAGKTTTLRTISGLLRPSHGQVRFEGKPIGKVPAHEIVSLGIGHVPEGRRVFPMMSVTENLEMGAYQRKGGNKKVMEHVFDLFPVLGQRKSQDGGTLSGGEQQMLAIGRALMSQPKVLLLDEPSMGLAPLIVAKIFEIIKTVNDEGTTVLLVEQNAAQALKLAARGYVLETGSIVMSDNADTLLTDDRVRAAYLGEEIGAA; encoded by the coding sequence ATGCTCCTCGAACTCGACGATGTCCAGGTCAAGTACGGCGCGGTCGTGGCCCTCAAGGGCATCAGCCTGTCGGTGGAGCAGGGCGAGATCGTCACGCTGCTCGGTGCCAACGGTGCCGGCAAGACGACGACCCTGCGCACCATCTCCGGCCTGCTGCGGCCCTCCCACGGGCAGGTCCGCTTCGAGGGCAAGCCGATCGGCAAGGTCCCCGCGCACGAGATCGTCTCGCTGGGCATCGGGCACGTCCCCGAGGGCCGTCGGGTCTTCCCGATGATGTCGGTGACCGAGAACCTCGAGATGGGCGCCTACCAGCGCAAGGGCGGCAACAAGAAGGTCATGGAGCACGTCTTCGACCTGTTCCCCGTCCTCGGCCAGCGCAAGAGCCAGGACGGCGGCACCCTGTCCGGTGGCGAGCAGCAGATGCTCGCGATCGGCCGGGCGCTCATGAGCCAGCCCAAGGTGCTGCTGCTCGACGAGCCCTCCATGGGCCTCGCCCCGCTGATCGTCGCGAAGATCTTCGAGATCATCAAGACGGTCAACGACGAGGGCACGACCGTCCTGCTGGTCGAGCAGAACGCCGCGCAGGCGCTCAAGCTTGCCGCTCGCGGCTACGTCCTCGAGACCGGTTCGATCGTCATGAGCGACAACGCCGACACGCTGCTGACCGACGACCGCGTGCGTGCCGCCTACCTCGGTGAGGAGATCGGCGCGGCCTGA
- a CDS encoding S8 family serine peptidase, translating into MLSGLLAATALGPSAPVSVDGPVQHFVVLYAEGAEPSAARRAVGASGGTVLSDDPDTGIAAVTSPDPRFADRARAHRVLAGAARDRVVGRSPMRRAWGSSTAVTAATGTAARTARTARTAAASTGEPLESQQWDMRALRQAEARVAHVVDRRVLVAVIDTGVDGSHPDLTAVLDRQRSRNFTTDLPTDPGGTELDGPCEVAGCVDPVDRDDNGHGTHVASLVAAPVNGRGIAGTAPGVRIVNLRAGQDSGYFFLQPTLDAITYAGRIGVDVANLSFYTDPWLFNCADNPADSPAEQQEQRTIVAATQRAVDFARKRGVTLIAASGNEGLDLGAPGVDASSPDYPQPTSTRDDTRTRVLDNASCLSMPSEATGVLDVTATGPSGRKASYSSFGVEQAVVAAPGGDALDGSRPFPANQVLGAFPRAVLRAEGLIAADGRPLDDTVVRDCQPAGCAYYRWIQGTSMAAPHAAGVAALIVSRHGGRDAAHRSGWTLRPSTVERLLRASAVDRACPAGGVQAYEDGSRHRCVGTPSVNGFFGDGTVDALRAVS; encoded by the coding sequence GTGCTCAGCGGCCTGCTCGCCGCAACGGCACTGGGTCCCTCAGCACCCGTCAGCGTCGACGGACCGGTCCAGCACTTCGTGGTGCTCTACGCCGAAGGCGCGGAGCCGAGCGCTGCCCGCCGCGCCGTGGGCGCGTCCGGTGGCACGGTGCTGTCGGACGACCCGGACACCGGCATCGCGGCCGTCACCAGCCCCGACCCGCGGTTCGCCGACCGCGCCCGCGCGCACCGGGTGCTGGCCGGTGCCGCCCGCGACCGCGTCGTCGGCCGGTCACCCATGCGACGCGCGTGGGGGTCGTCGACAGCGGTGACGGCAGCGACGGGGACGGCAGCGAGGACAGCGAGGACAGCGAGGACAGCGGCAGCCTCGACGGGGGAGCCGCTCGAGAGCCAACAGTGGGACATGCGAGCCCTACGCCAGGCCGAGGCGCGCGTCGCGCACGTCGTGGACAGACGGGTCCTGGTGGCCGTCATCGACACCGGTGTCGACGGCAGTCACCCCGACCTCACCGCGGTGCTGGACAGGCAGCGCAGCCGCAACTTCACCACCGACCTCCCCACGGACCCCGGCGGCACGGAGCTCGACGGCCCCTGCGAGGTCGCGGGTTGCGTCGACCCCGTCGACCGGGACGACAACGGGCACGGCACCCACGTCGCGAGCCTCGTCGCCGCCCCGGTCAACGGTCGCGGCATCGCGGGGACCGCGCCGGGCGTCCGGATCGTCAACCTGCGTGCCGGTCAGGACAGCGGGTACTTCTTCCTGCAGCCGACCCTCGACGCCATCACCTACGCCGGGCGGATCGGCGTCGACGTCGCGAACCTCAGCTTCTACACCGACCCGTGGCTGTTCAACTGCGCCGACAACCCGGCGGACTCACCGGCCGAGCAGCAGGAGCAGCGCACGATCGTCGCGGCGACGCAGCGCGCGGTCGACTTCGCCCGCAAGCGGGGCGTCACCCTGATCGCGGCCTCGGGCAACGAGGGCCTCGACCTCGGCGCTCCCGGTGTCGACGCGAGCAGCCCTGACTACCCGCAACCCACGTCCACCCGCGACGACACCCGCACCCGGGTGCTCGACAACGCCAGCTGCCTGTCGATGCCCTCCGAGGCGACCGGAGTGCTCGACGTCACGGCGACGGGGCCGAGCGGCCGCAAGGCGTCGTACTCCAGTTTCGGGGTGGAGCAGGCGGTCGTAGCGGCTCCTGGCGGTGACGCGCTCGACGGCTCGCGACCCTTCCCGGCGAACCAGGTTCTGGGGGCGTTCCCGAGGGCCGTGCTGCGGGCGGAGGGCCTCATCGCCGCGGACGGCCGGCCGCTCGACGACACGGTGGTCCGCGACTGCCAGCCGGCCGGCTGCGCTTACTACCGCTGGATCCAGGGGACCTCGATGGCCGCTCCGCACGCTGCCGGCGTCGCGGCGCTGATCGTCAGCCGACACGGCGGTCGTGACGCCGCGCACCGGAGCGGGTGGACGTTGCGCCCGTCGACCGTGGAGCGGCTGCTGCGCGCCTCCGCGGTGGACCGGGCCTGCCCGGCCGGCGGTGTGCAGGCCTACGAGGACGGCAGCAGGCACCGCTGCGTGGGGACGCCCAGCGTCAACGGCTTCTTCGGTGACGGCACCGTCGACGCCCTGCGCGCGGTCTCCTGA